From Chryseobacterium salivictor, a single genomic window includes:
- a CDS encoding hemolysin family protein — MELLIIILLVLLNGVFAMSEMSLVSSRKFKLENAGRKGSEGAKKALELSENPTRFLSTVQIGITLIGVLLGVYSGANLSSDFKSFLDQFAVIQPYSKTLATMAIVIFITYLSILLGELLPKRIAMTFPERIITLLAKPMDILSKIASPFVLLLTLSNNLLLKMLGIKNTSESNITEEEIKSIVKESALEGQIDQIEHNIVERVFELGDRKINTLLTHKTAITFFNVNESLENVLTKIKKEKHDAYPVTEGNNLDNIIGIVLMKDLFPIEDPLNFDLKKHVRQPIFLNENYYAYKVLEIFKKEKNHYGIVIDEYGNTVGIVTMHDVLDALVGDTTTNENFDYRITQRSENSWLADAQFPIIEFLKYFDLDYEFENKENYTTLVGFFLNQHNGSTEVGDKIRIEDLELEIIDKDRQRVDKILITRTTPLPHH; from the coding sequence ATGGAATTACTTATCATTATTTTACTTGTTTTACTTAACGGAGTTTTTGCCATGTCGGAAATGTCACTTGTCTCGTCCCGAAAATTTAAATTGGAAAATGCCGGCAGGAAAGGAAGTGAAGGAGCCAAGAAAGCGCTTGAACTTTCAGAAAATCCTACCCGATTTTTATCGACGGTACAAATCGGCATTACATTGATCGGCGTTCTACTGGGGGTTTATTCCGGTGCAAATCTCAGCAGTGATTTTAAAAGTTTTCTGGATCAGTTTGCGGTTATCCAGCCTTATTCGAAAACATTGGCAACGATGGCAATCGTTATTTTCATTACTTATCTGTCAATTCTTCTCGGAGAACTGTTACCGAAAAGAATCGCTATGACTTTTCCAGAGCGCATTATTACCCTGCTCGCAAAACCGATGGACATTTTATCTAAAATCGCCTCACCCTTTGTTTTATTGTTAACCCTGTCGAATAATTTATTATTGAAAATGTTGGGAATAAAGAATACATCAGAAAGCAACATTACCGAAGAAGAAATAAAATCGATTGTTAAAGAAAGTGCTCTGGAAGGGCAAATTGATCAGATAGAACACAATATTGTAGAAAGGGTTTTCGAACTGGGTGACCGAAAAATCAACACGCTTCTAACGCATAAAACAGCCATCACTTTTTTCAATGTCAATGAAAGTTTAGAAAATGTTCTCACTAAAATAAAAAAAGAAAAGCACGATGCATATCCCGTTACAGAGGGAAATAATCTGGATAATATCATCGGAATTGTCTTGATGAAAGATTTATTTCCTATTGAGGATCCTTTAAATTTTGACTTAAAAAAGCATGTACGGCAACCTATTTTTCTCAACGAAAATTATTATGCATACAAAGTACTGGAAATTTTCAAGAAAGAAAAAAACCATTACGGAATCGTCATCGATGAATACGGAAATACAGTGGGTATCGTAACCATGCATGATGTATTGGATGCGTTGGTGGGAGATACTACAACCAATGAAAATTTTGATTACAGAATTACGCAGCGGAGCGAAAATTCCTGGTTGGCAGATGCCCAGTTTCCTATCATAGAATTTTTAAAATATTTTGACCTGGATTATGAATTTGAGAATAAGGAAAATTACACCACCTTGGTGGGCTTTTTTCTCAACCAACACAACGGTTCTACGGAAGTGGGAGACAAAATAAGAATTGAAGATCTCGAGTTGGAAATTATCGACAAGGACCGACAGCGTGTCGATAAAATTCTGATAACCAGAACAACTCCTTTACCGCATCATTAA
- a CDS encoding alpha/beta hydrolase, which yields MGKLLQYLQEKVVFFPIVLPQTHEFIFEKKFDEYIWDTPFQGKINVLHFKIENPKGVIIYFHGNSANIHRWGKIAHEYTQFGYDVLIMDYRGYGKSTGPRNEEFLYSDAQFCYDFAKEHYGENKTVVYGRSLGGAFAIKIASDNHPKAVILEATFFNIQDIVNRWLPERVTDKVSPRMTYHFSSNENICKVKVPLYQFHGTKDKVVPFTSGKKLFEVFKKAQPEVEKKFIEIPGGNHDNLINYDLFLTEMKKILGD from the coding sequence ATGGGAAAACTATTACAATATTTACAGGAAAAAGTAGTTTTTTTTCCCATAGTTTTGCCACAGACTCATGAATTTATTTTTGAGAAAAAATTCGATGAATACATTTGGGATACTCCTTTTCAAGGCAAAATAAATGTCCTTCATTTTAAAATCGAAAACCCGAAAGGCGTGATCATTTACTTTCATGGAAATTCTGCCAATATTCACCGGTGGGGAAAAATCGCCCATGAATACACGCAGTTCGGGTATGATGTTCTGATCATGGATTACCGCGGTTACGGTAAAAGTACGGGGCCGCGAAATGAAGAATTCCTTTATTCTGATGCGCAATTCTGCTATGATTTTGCAAAAGAACATTATGGTGAAAATAAAACGGTGGTGTACGGAAGAAGTTTAGGTGGAGCATTTGCCATAAAAATTGCTTCCGATAATCATCCTAAAGCAGTGATTTTAGAAGCGACATTTTTCAACATTCAGGACATTGTCAACCGTTGGCTGCCCGAAAGAGTAACCGATAAAGTTTCGCCAAGAATGACGTATCATTTTTCATCCAATGAAAACATCTGTAAAGTAAAAGTCCCGCTCTATCAGTTTCACGGGACAAAAGATAAGGTCGTTCCTTTTACATCCGGTAAAAAACTGTTTGAGGTCTTTAAAAAAGCGCAACCTGAGGTTGAAAAAAAATTTATTGAAATTCCTGGCGGAAATCACGACAATTTAATTAATTATGACTTATTTTTGACGGAAATGAAAAAAATATTAGGTGACTGA
- a CDS encoding 3'-5' exonuclease yields the protein MIDFCAIDFETATHERNSACEMGICIVENGEIVSTKTWLIKPPSYPYFHPRNIDVHGITPKEVQDAPTFDQIWHEAESLMYGNLMIAHNAGFDAGVLRSCLDYYGFFKPKLNYLCSISLAKKSWKNLPRYGLKNLAEQHNIQFKHHRAGADAEVCAKISLLAFDNLMLTRNDEVTEVMKKNLKIL from the coding sequence ATGATCGATTTCTGCGCTATTGATTTTGAAACTGCAACTCACGAAAGAAATTCTGCATGTGAAATGGGAATCTGTATAGTGGAGAATGGCGAAATCGTTTCTACCAAAACGTGGCTCATCAAACCGCCAAGCTATCCTTATTTTCATCCCAGGAATATCGACGTTCACGGAATTACGCCAAAAGAAGTTCAGGATGCGCCGACCTTTGATCAGATTTGGCATGAAGCGGAAAGTTTGATGTACGGCAATCTGATGATCGCTCACAATGCGGGTTTCGATGCCGGAGTTTTGCGTTCCTGTCTGGATTATTATGGTTTCTTTAAACCAAAACTGAATTACTTATGCAGTATTTCTTTAGCCAAAAAATCGTGGAAAAATCTACCGAGATACGGATTGAAAAATTTAGCGGAACAGCATAATATTCAGTTCAAGCATCACAGAGCTGGTGCCGATGCGGAAGTATGTGCCAAAATCTCGCTTTTGGCATTCGATAATTTAATGCTTACAAGAAATGATGAAGTAACGGAGGTGATGAAGAAAAATCTGAAAATCTTGTAA
- the apaG gene encoding Co2+/Mg2+ efflux protein ApaG, which produces MFSTTTFDIKVSVVPQYDIKNSFPAENRFVFRYNISIENLGRDTIKLMSRKWLIFDLGYGFTEVAGEGVIGLTPIIEPGDNFTYFSNVLLRSGVGNMSGTFYCKNLLSDEILEVEVPKFNLVSEVLNN; this is translated from the coding sequence ATGTTTTCAACTACTACTTTCGATATTAAAGTTTCTGTTGTTCCGCAATATGATATCAAAAACAGTTTTCCTGCCGAGAACCGTTTCGTCTTCCGTTATAATATCAGCATCGAAAATTTAGGACGGGACACCATAAAGTTAATGAGCAGAAAATGGCTGATTTTTGATCTGGGCTATGGCTTTACCGAAGTAGCCGGAGAAGGAGTGATCGGTTTAACGCCGATTATTGAACCCGGCGATAATTTCACCTATTTTTCAAATGTTTTACTGCGCTCGGGCGTGGGCAATATGTCCGGTACTTTCTACTGTAAAAATCTGCTGAGCGATGAAATATTAGAAGTAGAAGTCCCTAAATTCAATTTGGTTTCAGAAGTTTTGAATAATTAA
- the odhB gene encoding 2-oxoglutarate dehydrogenase complex dihydrolipoyllysine-residue succinyltransferase: protein MSILEMKVPSPGESITEVEIATWLVKDGDYVEKDQPIAEVDSDKATLELPAEESGTITLKAEEGEVVQVGQVVCLIDTSAAKPEGSAPAQPEVKAAEPAKVEIPKVEAKPAATYATGTPSPAAKKILDEKGVEASQVSGSGKDGRITKQDAEFASVPAMGSISATSGSRASSTTKLSVLRRKVAARLVSVKNETAMLTTFNEVDMSEIFRIRKQYKEEFAKKHGVGLGFMSFFTKAVTRALKLYPDVNASIDGDYKINYDFCDISVAVSGPKGLMVPVLRNAEDMSFRGVESNIKSLAEKVRDGKITVDEMTGGTFTLTNGGTFGSMMSTPIINPPQSAILGMHNILQRPMAIDGQVVIRPMMYVALSYDHRIIDGKESVGFLVAVKEAIDNPVEFLLGGDERKGLEL, encoded by the coding sequence ATGTCAATATTAGAAATGAAAGTCCCTTCTCCGGGAGAATCGATCACCGAAGTTGAAATCGCGACGTGGTTAGTAAAAGACGGCGATTATGTAGAGAAGGATCAACCCATCGCAGAAGTAGATTCTGATAAAGCAACCCTTGAATTACCTGCTGAAGAAAGCGGCACCATCACGCTGAAAGCAGAAGAAGGTGAAGTAGTACAAGTTGGTCAGGTCGTATGTTTAATCGATACCTCCGCCGCAAAACCTGAAGGTTCAGCTCCCGCTCAACCGGAAGTGAAAGCAGCAGAGCCGGCAAAAGTGGAGATCCCGAAAGTGGAAGCAAAACCTGCAGCAACCTATGCAACAGGAACCCCTTCACCAGCGGCTAAGAAAATCTTAGACGAAAAAGGAGTGGAGGCTTCTCAAGTAAGCGGTTCTGGAAAAGACGGTAGAATCACCAAACAGGACGCTGAATTTGCTTCGGTTCCGGCAATGGGATCAATTTCTGCTACCAGCGGTTCCAGAGCATCCAGCACCACTAAACTTTCTGTATTAAGAAGAAAAGTGGCAGCAAGATTGGTGAGCGTGAAAAATGAAACAGCGATGTTGACTACTTTTAACGAAGTGGATATGTCGGAAATTTTCAGAATCAGAAAACAATATAAAGAAGAATTTGCAAAGAAACACGGTGTTGGTTTAGGATTTATGTCTTTCTTTACCAAAGCGGTTACCAGAGCATTGAAATTATATCCGGACGTAAACGCTTCTATAGACGGCGATTATAAAATCAATTATGATTTCTGCGATATTTCGGTAGCAGTTTCTGGTCCAAAAGGATTGATGGTGCCGGTCCTGAGAAATGCAGAAGATATGTCTTTCAGAGGGGTGGAAAGTAATATTAAATCTTTGGCAGAAAAAGTGAGAGATGGCAAAATTACCGTTGACGAAATGACCGGCGGTACCTTTACGCTTACCAATGGCGGTACGTTCGGATCGATGATGTCGACGCCGATTATCAACCCGCCACAGTCAGCGATTCTGGGAATGCACAATATCCTTCAAAGACCTATGGCAATTGATGGTCAGGTTGTGATCCGTCCGATGATGTACGTGGCATTGTCTTATGACCACAGAATTATCGATGGCAAAGAATCGGTAGGATTCCTCGTTGCAGTAAAAGAAGCGATAGACAATCCTGTTGAATTCTTATTAGGAGGAGATGAAAGAAAAGGACTAGAACTTTAA